A window from Peromyscus eremicus chromosome 1, PerEre_H2_v1, whole genome shotgun sequence encodes these proteins:
- the Calhm2 gene encoding calcium homeostasis modulator protein 2 encodes MAALIAENFRFLSLFFKSKDVMIFNGLVALGTVGSQELFSVVAFHCPCSPARNYLYGLTAIGVPALALFLIGVILNNHTWNLVAECQYRRAKNCSAAPNFLLLSSILGRAAVAPVTWSVISLLRGEAYVCALSEFVDPSSLTAGDEGFPSAHATEILARFPCGEGPANLSGFREEVSRRLKYESQLFGWLLIGVVAILVFLTKCLKHYCSPLSYRQEAYWAQYRTNEDQLFQRTVEVHSRVLAANNVRRFFGFVALNKDDEELVAKFPVEGTQPRPQWNAITGVYLYRENQGLPLYSRLHKWAQGLTGNGTAPDNVEMALLTA; translated from the exons ATGGCGGCCTTGATCGCGGAGAACTTCcgcttcctgtctctcttcttcaAGAGCAAGGATGTGATGATTTTCAATGGCTTGGTGGCCCTGGGCACGGTGGGCAGTCAGGAGCTGTTCTCTGTGGTGGCCTTCCACTGTCCCTGCTCACCTGCCCGGAACTACCTGTACGGGCTGACGGCCATTGGCGTGCCCGCGCTGGCGCTCTTCCTGATTGGAGTCATCCTCAACAACCACACTTGGAACCTAGTTGCTGAGTGCCAGTATCGGAGGGCCAAGAACTGCTCGGCGGCCCccaacttcctcctcctgagctcCATCCTGGGCCGTGCAGCTGTGGCTCCCGTCACCTGGTCTGTCATCTCCCTGCTCCGAGGGGAGGCCTACGTCTGTGCCCTCAGTGAGTTTGTGGACCCGTCCTCGCTCACGGCTGGGGATGAAGGCTTCCCCTCAGCTCATGCCACGGAGATCCTAGCCAGGTTCCCTTGTGGAGAGGGCCCTGCCAACCTGTCAGGCTTCCGGGAAGAGGTCAGCCGTAGGCTCAAGTATGAGTCCCAG CTCTTTGGATGGTTGCTCATCGGCGTGGTGGCCATCCTGGTGTTCCTGACCAAATGCCTCAAGCACTACTGCTCGCCGCTCAGCTACCGCCAGGAGGCCTACTGGGCACAGTACCGCACCAACGAGGACCAGCTGTTCCAGCGCACAGTGGAGGTACACTCAAGGGTGCTGGCCGCCAACAACGTGCGCCGTTTCTTTGGCTTTGTGGCCCTCAACAAGGATGATGAAGAGCTGGTTGCCAAGTTCCCAGTGGAAGGCACACAGCCACGACCACAGTGGAACGCTATCACTGGGGTCTATTTGTACCGTGAGAACCAGGGCCTCCCACTCTATAGTCGCTTACACAAGTGGGCCCAGGGCCTGACGGGTAATGGCACAGCTCCGGACAACGTGGAGATGGCCCTGCTCACCGCCTAG
- the Calhm1 gene encoding calcium homeostasis modulator protein 1 yields MDKFRMIFQFLQSNQESFMNGICGIMALASAQMYSAFDFNCPCLPGYNVAYSMGILLTPPLVLFLLGLVMNNNISMLAEEWKRPAGRRAKDPAVLRYMFCSMAQRALIAPVVWVAVTLLDGKCFLCAFCTAVPVATLGNGSLVPGLPAAELARLLARVPCPEIYDGNWLLAREVAVRYLRCISQALGWSFVLLTTLLAFVVRSVRPCFTQAAFLKSKYWSHYIDIERKLFDETCTEHAKAFAKVCIQQFFEAMNHDLELGHTHGVLATATVTAAATTVEAAQSPSDRTEEEREKLRGITDQGTMNRLLTSWHKCKPPLRLGQEAPLMSNGWAGSEPRPPRREVATYFSKV; encoded by the exons ATGGACAAGTTTCGGATGATCTTCCAGTTTTTGCAGTCCAACCAAGAGTCCTTCATGAACGGCATCTGTGGCATCATGGCGCTGGCCAGTGCCCAGATGTATTCTGCCTTTGACTTCAACTGCCCCTGCTTGCCGGGCTACAATGTGGCCTACAGCATGGGCATACTGCTGACGCCTCCCCTGGTGCTCTTCCTGCTTGGCCTGGTCATGAACAACAACATATCCATGCTAGCCGAGGAGTGGAAGCGCCCCGCGGGCCGCCGGGCCAAGGACCCAGCCGTGCTACGCTACATGTTCTGCTCCATGGCTCAGCGGGCTCTCATTGCACCTGTCGTCTGGGTGGCTGTCACACTGCTGGATGGCAAGTGCTTCCTCTGTGCCTTCTGCACAGCCGTGCCGGTGGCCACGCTAGGCAATGGCAGCCTGGTGCCCGGCCTGCCTGCTGCAGAGCTGGCCCGCCTGCTGGCCCGTGTGCCCTGCCCTGAGATCTATGATGGGAACTGGCTGCTGGCCCGAGAGGTGGCCGTGCGGTATTTGCGCTGCATCTCTCAG GCGCTGGGCTGGTCCTTTGTGCTGCTGACAACATTATTGGCATTCGTGGTGCGCTCTGTGCGGCCCTGCTTCACGCAAGCTGCCTTTCTCAAGAGCAAGTACTGGTCCCACTACATTGACATTGAGCGTAAGCTCTTTGATGAGACATGCACGGAGCACGCCAAGGCCTTTGCTAAGGTATGTATCCAGCAGTTCTTTGAAGCCATGAACCATGACCTGGAACTGGGTCACACCCATGGAGTGCTGGCCACAGCCACAGTCACAGCCGCAGCCACCACCGTGGAGGCTGCTCAGAGTCCCTCTgacaggacagaggaagagagggagaagctgCGTGGTATCACTGACCAAGGCACCATGAACAGGCTACTCACGAGCTGGCACAAATGCAAACCGCCGCTGCGGCTGGGCCAGGAGGCACCACTGATGAGCAATGGCTGGGCTGGCAGTGAGCCCCGACCTCCACGCAGGGAAGTGGCCACCTACTTCAGCAAAGTGTGA